The genomic window ATTTAGTGAAAGATGTTAAGTTTATGCAGTTAAATAACTTAAAAGAAATGACTGTAAAAATAAACCCTAAGGAATTAGGACAACTGATTATAAGGGTTACCATGGAAAATGGTGCTATGAAAGCAAATATAACTGCGCAAAACAAAGAGGCATATAATTTACTTAATACAAACTATAGTGAACTTAACAATAAGCTATCAGATGATGGAATTAAAATTCAAAACTTTACTATAGACATATATAATGGAGACACTACTTTCTTCAGTAATGAAAAGAATAAACATGAAAATCAACAAGGACCTAGCAAAAGAAGCAATTCTAACATTGCATTAAATGAAGAAGATACAATCAATGTTGAAAGTTCAAATACTGTAGATAGCAATAGTGTAAATGCCTTTGTATAAGTAGGAGGATAAATTATGGCAGAAGTAAGTAAAACTAGAAATGGAACAATTATAGCTAAAAGAGGATTTGAAGTAGAAAAATCTAATAATGCAACTAGTAAGGGAACTAGAATAGTAAAAAAAGGAAATGAACTTGATAAAAATGCTTTTTTAAGAATTCTTACAGCAGAACTTACAAATCAAGACCCTTCAAATGCTAAAGATTCTACTGCATATATTTCACAATTTGCACAATTTGCAAGTCTGGAACAAATGGCAAATTTGAATGGAACAATGAGCTTTAACTCAGCTTCTGGTCTAGTAGGTAAAACAGTAGCTTTAAGTGCTTATGACGATTGGGGACATCAATATGGTGGAAGAGTATTAAATGTTACTAAACAAGGTGATAATATAAAATTAATGATCAATGTACCTAAATATAGAGGCGACAAAATTGTTGACTATGAAGATAAGGAATTTGACTATAAAGATCTTTCTGATGTTTTAAATGTGCCAGCAGATGATACTGTACTTTTACAATACTTAAAAGACCATTTTGCTTATCTAAACAATAATATGAATTTTATGTCTGCAACTAGTATAGTTAATAAAAAGGTTCAATTGACAACTTATGAAGAAAATAAAGATGCTAAAGAGGGAGAAGATAAGTATAAAGAAGTGAAGTATTCAGGAACTGTAAAAGAAGTTTACAAGACAAAAGAAGGAGTAAAAGTAAATGTTATTTTAGATGAAACAGGAAAAGAGAAAGAATTCTTGTTTGATGATGTATCTAAAATCCTAAGCTAGAGTTGGTGGTAATATGGGATATAGAGTTTTAAATGGTAAAGTATATCAAGTTGGAAGTTTTCAGCAAGATATAAAGCCTAAAGTGCAAGGACAAGAAAGTAAGATTAAGGGAAATACCTTTCAAAATATATTTAATAAAGAAATAGACAAGCAGTGTAATCTGACTATATCTAATCATGCAGCACAAAGATTAAAAGATAGAAATATAGAGTTAGATGAAAATGACATGAAAACTATTAATGAAGGAATAAATAAGGCCAATGAAAAAGGTTCAAAAGATTCATTGATTATATATAAAAATATGGCCTTAGTTACAAGTATAAAAAACAGAACAATAATAACTGCTGTAGACAAAGAAAGCAGTAAAGGAAATGTTTTTACTAACATAGACAGTGTAGTTTTATTATAGGCTGGACCGAAAGGAAGCCTAACCTCAATGAATGACAGAGTTGGGGATTTAAAAAGTGGGAGGTTTTTATAAATGTTAAGATCTATGTATTCGGCAATCAGTGGAATGAAAGTTAATCAAGTTAAATTAGATGTAACTGGTAACAATATATCAAACGTAGGAACAACAGCTTTTAAAGGTTCTAGAGTAAGATTTCAAGATATGCTTAGCCAAAATGTATCTCAAGCTTTAGGACCAGGAAGAAACACCGGTGGTGTAAACCCAAGGCAAGTAGGACTTGGAGTTCAAGTATCAGGTATAGATACTATAGTAAGCCAAGGTATGATGCAGCCAACAAGCAGAAACCTAGATGTTGCAATGGATGGAACAGGATATTTTGTAGTTGCAAGAGGACCACTTCCAGAAAGTAATTCTGGTGGAATTGGAGTAGATCAAACTAATCATACTATGAGAGGTGGAAATTTAGAGGTAAGTTTCACAAGAGATGGCTCTTTTACCCTTGACCATCAAGGAAATCTTTTAACTTCAGATGGATACAGAGTTATGGGATATGCATTAAAAGAAAAGGATGGAACTAATAAAGATGCTCTAAGTATAGACTATGATGCTAATGGGTATGTAAACTTTGTAGATTCTGACAGCGAGTATGGACTAATAAATTCAGGAAATTTAGTTCCTTTGAGAATACCTGATAGCGTTCATGTTAGAGCTGATAACATTAGCACTGATAAAGATGGAATGGAAATGGTTTATGTAGGCTCAGGTGACAAAAAAGCTATTACAACTACTCCAAAAGTAAATACAAATGGAGCAAAATTTGAAGGGAAGACTGATTTAAAAATACAAATAAGATATGTTGATACAGATGGGGATCCAGCTACAGAAATGGATGCTAGAATTTTTATAAACGGTGAACAATTGTTAAATGACAAAGGTGATAAAGTAGGTT from Clostridium sp. MB40-C1 includes these protein-coding regions:
- a CDS encoding flagellar hook capping FlgD N-terminal domain-containing protein, which produces MAEVSKTRNGTIIAKRGFEVEKSNNATSKGTRIVKKGNELDKNAFLRILTAELTNQDPSNAKDSTAYISQFAQFASLEQMANLNGTMSFNSASGLVGKTVALSAYDDWGHQYGGRVLNVTKQGDNIKLMINVPKYRGDKIVDYEDKEFDYKDLSDVLNVPADDTVLLQYLKDHFAYLNNNMNFMSATSIVNKKVQLTTYEENKDAKEGEDKYKEVKYSGTVKEVYKTKEGVKVNVILDETGKEKEFLFDDVSKILS
- a CDS encoding TIGR02530 family flagellar biosynthesis protein, whose protein sequence is MGYRVLNGKVYQVGSFQQDIKPKVQGQESKIKGNTFQNIFNKEIDKQCNLTISNHAAQRLKDRNIELDENDMKTINEGINKANEKGSKDSLIIYKNMALVTSIKNRTIITAVDKESSKGNVFTNIDSVVLL
- a CDS encoding flagellar hook-basal body complex protein, yielding MYSAISGMKVNQVKLDVTGNNISNVGTTAFKGSRVRFQDMLSQNVSQALGPGRNTGGVNPRQVGLGVQVSGIDTIVSQGMMQPTSRNLDVAMDGTGYFVVARGPLPESNSGGIGVDQTNHTMRGGNLEVSFTRDGSFTLDHQGNLLTSDGYRVMGYALKEKDGTNKDALSIDYDANGYVNFVDSDSEYGLINSGNLVPLRIPDSVHVRADNISTDKDGMEMVYVGSGDKKAITTTPKVNTNGAKFEGKTDLKIQIRYVDTDGDPATEMDARIFINGEQLLNDKGDKVGFVTALTKTEIEAHIKGKLGYDKIPDTDPDKATKQAEIEKKAKEETIKIIGNSTINIKAPAVDATADKSKYEWSFNVRAEGDKKIRSFSIEKDGILKAVLDDGTVSALGQIGMASFKNPAGLTKLGKNMLQNSANSGEPIVRSGIGSDPAYDNGDGYGDMLQGMLEMSNIDLAEQFTDMIVTTRAFQAAGKMISTGDEILQDIINLKR